In Drosophila pseudoobscura strain MV-25-SWS-2005 chromosome 4, UCI_Dpse_MV25, whole genome shotgun sequence, the following proteins share a genomic window:
- the Vha100-5 gene encoding V-type proton ATPase 116 kDa subunit a, translated as MGDMFRSEQMALCQLFIQPEAAYASIAELGERGCVQFRDLNEEVSSFQRKYVTEVRRCDDMERRLRYVEAEMKRDKIELPPLPDEEEPPAPNPREAVDLEAQLEKTENELREMAANGASLKANFTHMQELKCVLENTEGFFSDQEILNLDSNRQVDPNDPAQLAGGQRGQLAFVAGVIKLERFFSFERMLWRLSRGNIFLRRCDIEGLCDDEESGQPVLKTVFVAFFQGEQLKQRVKKVCSGYHASVYPCPSSHAERADMIKDVNVRLEDLKLVLNQSADHRSRVLTSASRHLPRWSIMVRKMKAIYHILNYFNPDVTGKCLIGEGWVPANDLTTVQEALARGAKQSESSIPAFMNVIETNEQPPTYTRTNKFTNGFQNLVDSYGMASYREVNPALYACITFPFLFAVMFGDLGHGLILVLFAAWLILKEQKLAAIKEEIFNIFFGGRYIIFLMGLFSIYTGFIYNDVFSKSMNIFGSGWSMNYTEAVVVDPSLKYLTLRPNDTFTKPYPLGMDPIWQMADNKIIFLNTFKMKLSIIFGVLHMVFGVSMSVVNFIHYRKYASIFLEFLPQVLFLLLLFGYMVFMMFFKWIVYNDTVEGPLSPACAPSILILFINMILQGSQDTPEPCKEFMFDGQKDIQMVFVVVAIICIPWMLLGKPLYIMVKRRGSPPALPKPQEGANGGGGGGGGDHGGHGEDEPMGEIFIHQAIHTIEYVLSTVSHTASYLRLWALSLAHAQLSEVLWSMVLAKGFIFDSYIGAIGVYLVFWAWSSLTVGILVLIEGLSAFLHTLRLHWVEFMSKFYEGAGYAFEPFAFKTILVDDEDA; from the exons ATGGGCGACATGTTCCGGAGCGAGCAGATGGCCCTGTGCCAGCTGTTCATCCAGCCGGAGGCGGCCTACGCCTCCATAGCGGAGCTCGGCGAGCGGGGCTGCGTCCAGTTCCGGGACCTCAACGAGGAGGTCAGCTCCTTCCAGCGCAAGTACGTGACGGAGGTGCGGCGCTGCGACGACATGGAGCGCCGCCTGCGCTACGTGGAGGCCGAGATGAAGAGGGACAAGATCgagctgccgccgctgcctgACGAGGAGGAGCCGCCGGCACCCAACCCGAGGGAGGCCGTCGACCTGGAGGCCCAGCTGGAGAAGACGGAGAACGAGCTGCGCGAGATGGCGGCCAACGGGGCCAGCCTGAAGGCGAACTTCACGCACATGCAGGAGCTCAAGTGCGTGCTGGAGAACACCGAGGGCTTCTTCTCCGACCAGGAGATCCTCAACCTGGACTCCAACCGGCAGGTGGACCCCAACGATCCCGCCCAGCTGGCCGGCGGACAGCGCGGGCAGCTGGCCTTCGTGGCGGGCGTGATCAAGCTGGAGCGGTTCTTCTCGTTCGAGCGGATGCTGTGGCGCCTGTCGCGGGGCAACATCTTCCTGCGGCGCTGCGACATCGAGGGCCTGTGCGACGACGAGGAGAGCGGCCAGCCGGTGCTGAAGACCGTCTTCGTGGCCTTCTTCCAGGGCGAGCAGCTGAAGCAGCGCGTGAAGAAGGTCTGCTCGGGCTACCACGCCTCCGTCTATCCCTGCCCCAGCTCCCATGCCGAGCGGGCGGACATGATCAAGGACGTGAACGTGCGCCTCGAGGACCTCAAGCTGGTGCTCAACCAGAGCGCCGACCACCGCTCCCGGGTGCTCACCTCCGCCTCGCGGCACCTGCCCCGCTGGTCGATCATGGTGCGCAAGATGAAGGCCATCTACCACATCCTCAACTACTTCAATCCGGACGTGACCGGCAAGTGCCTGATCGGCGAGGGCTGGGTGCCGGCCAACGACCTAACTACGGTCCAGGAGGCGCTGGCGCGCGGCGCCAAGCAGTCGGAGAGCTCCATACCGGCCTTCATGAACGTGATCGAGACGAACGAACAGCCGCCGACGTACACGCGGACGAACAAGTTCACCAACGGCTTCCAGAACCTGGTCGACTCGTACGGCATGGCCTCCTACCGCGAGGTCAATCCCGCGCTGTACGCCTGCATCACGTTTCCCTTCCTGTTCGCCGTGATGTTCGGCGACCTGGGCCATGGGCTCATCCTGGTGCTGTTCGCCGCCTGGCTGATCCTCAAGGAGCAGAAGCTGGCCGCCATCAAGGAGGAGATCTTCAACATCTTCTTCGGCGGCCGCTACATCATCTTCCTGATGGGTCTCTTCTCCATCTACACGGGCTTCATCTACAACGACGTCTTCTCCAAGTCGATGAACATCTTCGGCTCCGGCTGGAGCATGAACTACACCGAGGCGGTGGTGGTTGACCCCAGCCTCAAGTATCTGACCCTCCGCCCCAACGACACCTTCACCAAGCCGTATCCCCTGGGCATGGATCCCATCTGGCAGATGGCCGACAACAAGATCATCTTCCTGAACACCTTCAAGATGAAGCTGTCGATCATCTTCGGGGTCCTGCACATGGTCTTCGGCGTGTCCATGTCCGTCGTGAACTTCATCCACTACCGGAAGTACGCCAGCATCTTCCTGGAGTTCCTGCCGCAggtgctgttcctgctgctgctcttcggcTACATGGTATTCATGATGTTCTTCAAGTGGATCGTCTACAACGACACCGTCGAGGGCCCCCTGTCGCCGGCCTGCGCCCCCTCCATACTCATTCTGTTCATCAACATGATCCTGCAGGGCAGCCAGGACACGCCGGAGCCCTGCAAGGAGTTCATGTTCGACGGCCAGAAGGACATACAGATGGTCTTTGTGGTGGTGGCGATCATCTGCATTCCCTGGATGCTGCTGGGCAAGCCGCTCTACATCATGGTCAAGCGTCGCGGCAGTCCGCCGGCTCTGCCGAAGCCCCAAGAAGGCGCCaacgggggcgggggcggtggcggtggcgacCATGGCGGTCACGGCGAGGACGAGCCAATGGGCGAGATCTTCATCCACCAGGCCATACACACCATCGAGTACGTGCTGAGCACGGTCTCCCACACGGCCTCCTACCTACGGCTGTGGGCTCTGTCCCTGGCCCATGCCC AGCTCTCCGAAGTGCTGTGGAGCATGGTCCTGGCCAAGGGCTTCATATTCGACAGCTACATCGGGGCCATTGGCGTTTACCTGGTGTTCTGGGCCTGGTCCTCGCTCACCGTCGGCATCCTGGTGCTCATCGAAGGACTCTCGGCCTTCCTGCACACCCTCCGCCTGCACTG GGTGGAGTTCATGAGCAAGTTCTATGAGGGCGCTGGTTACGCCTTCGAGCCCTTTGCCTTTAAGACCATTCTGGTGGACGACGAGGATGCctag